The Argentina anserina chromosome 3, drPotAnse1.1, whole genome shotgun sequence genome includes a region encoding these proteins:
- the LOC126787290 gene encoding uncharacterized protein LOC126787290 — protein MSEHIPKRRKYIDSWFSRRNESSSPNVISEPSVCNPQIDDPLQPSIPEPVQQDNNESLPQDNINDLQRDPGLRCPIWKQPINMRDDIRKAYSLLGPFQPELSFPYSEQGGQQRKFPSSWFKDNPWLEYSITHDKAYCFPCFLFETEENTHKAFTVDGFRNWKRVCPSDNVLLRHVGGVNSAHNAAMQKWDSLRNPAKGIEAVLHSRSLKDVEDNRLRLKAAIEGVRLLANQGVPFRGHDESESSLNQGYFKEVQKAFRRMTPELDRVVLNAPANAKYTSPKIQKQLLNILGNKVRTKIRVEIGHSPYCILVDEALDNSGKEQMAIILRFVDSQGLIRERFFKILSVPNTTSQTLKNEISKVLTMYNLQVRNMRGQGYDGASNMRGIYNGLQALFLEECPYAYFVHCYAHRLQLTLNATAQGVHEIWQFFQTLSLIVNFVDSSAKRHSLLREVRKEEITNLVACGELQTGSGLNQICTLQRACVTQWSSHFRSIKSLVELFSSTKKTLNDMIDQRVEGQAEAILKALRSFEFVFCLLLMNKVMKVTDFLCQTLQRKALDFVQAMNFVRLTKTLLQEMREEGWDDLVKDVESFCEKYDLDMSARYKSGTGRDCQQQNFISIEHHYRIDLFNGLIDYQLSELNKRYSEQALELLILGSTLDPRDDFKSFKTKDVCNLAKKFYPADFDDGEMCTLELECAYYEKDMRSDPKFKKLESIAELCHTLVQTRKSEFFPMLHRLISLVLTIPVSTTTTERAFSAMNIVKNRLRNKMEDEYLGDCLVLHIEKEYAEAINNEEIIHEFKALWNRRVKFS, from the coding sequence ATGTCTGAGCATATAccgaagagaagaaaatatattGATTCATGGTTTTCGAGAAGAAATGAATCATCTAGTCCTAATGTCATCTCTGAGCCTTCTGTATGCAATCCACAAATTGATGATCCACTCCAACCTTCCATTCCTGAGCCAGTACAACAAGATAATAATGAGTCATTACCACAAGATAATATCAATGATCTCCAACGTGATCCTGGATTACGTTGTCCTATTTGGAAACAGCCAATAAATATGAGAGATGATATTCGAAAAGCCTATAGTTTGTTAGGTCCATTTCAACCCGAATTATCATTTCCATATAGCGAACAAGGGGGTCAACAACGTAAGTTTCCGAGTAGTTGGTTCAAGGATAACCCATGGCTTGAGTATTCAATTACTCATGATAAAGCTTATTGCTTCccatgttttctttttgaaaccGAAGAGAATACACATAAGGCTTTCACGGTTGATGGGTTTAGAAATTGGAAGAGGGTTTGCCCAAGTGATAATGTGTTGTTGAGGCATGTTGGAGGAGTTAATTCTGCACATAATGCTGCAATGCAAAAATGGGACTCGTTAAGAAACCCCGCTAAGGGGATTGAAGCAGTTTTGCATTCAAGGTCATTGAAGGATGTGGAAGACAACCGATTGAGGCTTAAGGCTGCAATAGAGGGTGTTAGATTGTTAGCCAATCAAGGAGTTCCTTTTAGAGGTCATGATGAATCCGAAAGTTCCTTGAATCAAGGATATTTTAAGGAAGTTCAAAAAGCCTTTAGAAGAATGACTCCTGAGCTTGATAGAGTTGTGTTAAATGCTCCGGCAAATGCTAAGTACACAAGTccaaaaattcaaaagcaactcCTAAATATTCTTGGTAATAAAGTGAGGACCAAGATACGAGTGGAGATTGGGCATTCACCATATTGTATTCTTGTTGATGAAGCATTAGACAATTCTGGTAAGGAGCAGATGGCAATTATTCTCAGATTTGTTGATTCTCAAGGCTTGATTCGAGAACGATTTTTTAAGATTCTAAGTGTTCCTAACACTACATCACAGACTCTTAAAAATGAGATCTCGAAAGTTCTCACTATGTACAATCTTCAAGTGAGAAACATGAGAGGCCAAGGGTATGATGGAGCTAGTAATATGAGAGGCATTTATAATGGGTTGCAGGCATTATTTCTTGAAGAGTGTCCTTATGCATACTTTGTGCATTGTTATGCTCACCGTTTGCAATTGACATTGAATGCTACCGCTCAAGGAGTTCATGAGATCTGGCAATTCTTTCAAACCTTGAGTCTTATTGTGAATTTTGTTGATTCTTCTGCTAAGCGGCATTCTTTATTGAGAGAAgtgagaaaagaagaaattacAAATCTTGTAGCTTGTGGGGAACTTCAGACAGGCAGTGGTCTAAACCAAATTTGTACTTTACAGCGAGCTTGTGTTACACAGTGGAGCTCACATTTCCGTTCTATTAAGAGTTTGGTTGAATTGTTTAGTTCAACAAAGAAAACTCTTAATGATATGATTGATCAAAGGGTGGAAGGACAAGCTGAAGCTATTCTTAAAGCTTTGAGATCTTTTGAGTTTGTGTTCTGCTTGCTTCTAATGAACAAAGTCATGAAAGTTACTGATTTTCTTTGTCAGACGTTGCAGCGGAAAGCTCTCGACTTTGTGCAAGCAATGAACTTTGTTAGACTTACAAAGACACTTCTTCAAGAGATGAGAGAAGAAGGTTGGGATGATTTGGTAAAGGATGTTGAATCTTTTTGTGAAAAATATGACCTTGATATGAGTGCACGTTACAAATCCGGAACAGGTCGTGATTGCCAACAACAGAATTTCATATCAATTGAGCATCACTACCGTATAGATTTGTTCAATGGTTTGATTGATTATCAGTTGAGTGAGTTgaacaaaagatactcagaacAAGCATTAGAACTCCTTATACTTGGTTCAACCTTGGATCCTCGTGATGATTTCAAAAGcttcaaaactaaagatgttTGCAATCTTGCAAAGAAGTTTTACCCTGCTGATTTTGATGATGGTGAAATGTGCACTTTGGAATTGGAGTGTGCATATTATGAGAAGGATATGCGTAGTGATccaaaattcaagaaattaGAATCCATTGCAGAATTGTGCCACACCTTGGTGCAAACAAGGAAGTCTGAATTTTTCCCTATGCTTCATAGATTGATTAGTCTTGTTTTGACTATTCCTGTGTCTACAACAACCACTGAAAGGGCATTCTCAGCTATGAATATTGTTAAGAATAGACTAAGAAACAAGATGGAAGATGAGTATCTTGGTGATTGTTTGGTACTTCATATTGAGAAAGAGTATGCTGAGGCTATTAACAATGAGGAGATCATACATGAGTTTAAAGCTTTATGGAACCGTAGAGTTAAATTTAGctag